ttttgcatgaaagcaggggttttcagattgttagaaatgtaagtgccatggaaaagactgaaagctctataatatttcgtttgatgtctgtgtatgcacaaatttctgtgagctgttgacactttgcccccttaaaaaaaattggtgcatgacgcccctggatGACAGAAGTCTTTATTGTGTGACATATTGCTTGCCTTATTGCCATAGAAAAACACTGTGGTCAACATTAAATacaatgttaacattttttacatataataaaCAAATCATCACATAACTCATAATCATAACTGCCTGTCTACACTCTCAGAAACAGTTTCTTGGTTGCTTTGGTCAGGTGTCTGATCCTTGTTCCTTCTGGAAAGCCCAAAGTCATTTTCCAACACACGTTCCCTCCATGCCTTGCAACATCCCAGCAATGCTAATAGTTCTCGCCTCAAGTCTCGGCATCGCAGGGCATACAGGAGTGGGTTTACAGATGAGTTCACCAGGCATAGTGTGCTACAGAAAGCAAACATTCGCTGCTGTTTATTTGTAAGGGTCACCGAGACGTCTACCAACATAAAGGAGAGAACTGGTAGCCAACACACTGCAAGAATTAAGAAGATTATACCAAAGGTCCGTGCAAGGTGTATGTCCATGCGGATCTTAGCTTGTCCTTTAAAACTCTGTCTCCCCAGCTTAGATCCACCCATTGCTGTAACATGCCGATTAGCTTTCCACAGGATAAGGAAATAAGCCACCGTGATGAGAAAGAGCACCGCAAATTGCAGGCCCGTCCAACAGGCCAGGTAGTGGCGATCAATATAAGGGAAAATACGAGAACAAGGAGGGTCCAACAAGGTTGGGCACCTCCAACCAATCAATGGCAGAAAGGAAATGAGAATTGTCAAACACCATAAGAACAAAATAGCCAGAAAGGCCCTTGTGCGTGTGAGTAGCACTTTGTAATTGGAGGCCTGGTAGATGCAGAGATAGCGATCTAACGCTGTCAG
Above is a window of Paramisgurnus dabryanus chromosome 13, PD_genome_1.1, whole genome shotgun sequence DNA encoding:
- the cnr2 gene encoding cannabinoid receptor 2, whose translation is MEGQTEQSHEATTLLYSNETTLTTTGENLCNSLKCYMVLTEREKKGIGVICFLAGPVTFLENVLVLGVIAFSATLRRRPTYLFISSLALADTFASCFFTISFLDFHLYNRDDGPNMFLFKLGGVTMAFTGSVGSLLLTALDRYLCIYQASNYKVLLTRTRAFLAILFLWCLTILISFLPLIGWRCPTLLDPPCSRIFPYIDRHYLACWTGLQFAVLFLITVAYFLILWKANRHVTAMGGSKLGRQSFKGQAKIRMDIHLARTFGIIFLILAVCWLPVLSFMLVDVSVTLTNKQQRMFAFCSTLCLVNSSVNPLLYALRCRDLRRELLALLGCCKAWRERVLENDFGLSRRNKDQTPDQSNQETVSESVDRQL